In one window of Candidatus Scalindua sp. DNA:
- a CDS encoding IS701 family transposase has product MSASDIGKLATELEKYHALFEEGFRRKEQKDLSLCYLQGLLSKLDRKSIEPIALRLRGKDTVRSLQRFMGEYKWDGEFIASRHKEELSKLLSEADGVLSVDSSEVVKKGKESVGVARQYCGRLGKIENCQSGVYVAYTSTKGYGLIDRRLYVPEKWFDPEYKERRERCKVPEDLVFRKKPELAVEMIAELSTGGLFPFRWITCDSIFGNSPDFLDNLPPQVFYLADIAKNRKVLVSTQDGEACRKRVERKVSDIAQDGNVKWNLAKLAEGAKGPIYGFVARTRVFAGDDSGAEKERWLFLRKDPKTHEIKYCLSNAPAETTFEEMIRVCVLRWPIEQSFQEGKSELGMADYEHRSWPAWHRHMTFVFLAQLFLLRIRGVLKKKHRL; this is encoded by the coding sequence TTGAGTGCAAGCGATATCGGAAAGCTTGCAACAGAGTTGGAGAAGTATCACGCATTGTTTGAGGAGGGATTCAGACGGAAAGAGCAGAAAGATTTGAGCTTGTGCTATTTGCAGGGTTTATTAAGTAAGCTTGATCGTAAATCGATAGAGCCAATAGCACTTCGACTCCGAGGTAAAGATACAGTACGAAGCTTGCAACGGTTCATGGGAGAGTACAAGTGGGATGGAGAATTTATCGCTTCACGGCACAAAGAGGAACTCTCAAAACTATTGTCCGAAGCTGATGGAGTACTCAGTGTTGATAGTAGCGAAGTGGTGAAAAAAGGAAAGGAATCGGTGGGAGTCGCTCGTCAATATTGTGGCCGTCTTGGTAAAATAGAAAATTGTCAGTCTGGAGTGTACGTGGCATATACGAGTACGAAGGGGTATGGATTGATAGACCGCCGGCTGTATGTGCCTGAAAAGTGGTTTGACCCTGAGTATAAAGAGAGACGTGAAAGATGCAAAGTGCCGGAAGATTTGGTATTCAGGAAGAAACCGGAACTTGCCGTTGAGATGATTGCTGAATTGAGTACGGGTGGGCTGTTCCCATTTCGTTGGATAACGTGTGATAGTATATTTGGCAATAGCCCTGATTTTTTAGACAATCTTCCTCCACAGGTTTTTTATCTAGCTGATATAGCAAAGAATCGGAAAGTGTTAGTGAGCACGCAAGATGGTGAAGCTTGCCGGAAGAGAGTTGAAAGAAAAGTATCCGATATAGCACAGGACGGAAATGTAAAGTGGAATCTGGCCAAACTTGCTGAAGGAGCAAAAGGGCCAATTTATGGATTTGTCGCTCGAACCAGGGTGTTTGCAGGCGATGACAGTGGCGCGGAGAAGGAAAGATGGCTGTTTTTAAGAAAAGATCCTAAAACACATGAAATAAAGTACTGCCTCAGCAATGCTCCGGCAGAGACGACATTTGAAGAAATGATTCGTGTATGTGTATTACGCTGGCCTATTGAGCAATCATTTCAAGAAGGCAAAAGCGAATTAGGCATGGCAGATTATGAACATCGTTCCTGGCCCGCCTGGCATAGGCATATGACGTTTGTTTTTTTGGCACAATTATTTTTGCTTAGAATACGCGGAGTATTAAAAAAAAAACACCGGCTCTGA